A genome region from Halorussus pelagicus includes the following:
- the surE gene encoding 5'/3'-nucleotidase SurE, translating into MTDSREILLTNDDGIDSPGIRALYDALSEVGNVTTVAPADDQSAVGRAMTYEVPVREHELGYAIEGTPSDCVVAGLAELGPYPDIVVSGCNEGANIGAYVLGRSGTVSAAVEAAFFGVPAIAASLHIPQNEWPRETKVEEYAEVAEAVRYLVENAPEAGVFEEAEYLNVNAPLPTEASAGEDGARSAADAAERAPMVVTRPSHVYDMDATRDDGVVTLHDRTWEQLDGDSLSDPEGTDRRAVFEGKVSVSPLTAPHTTEHHEELDDLAERF; encoded by the coding sequence ATGACCGACTCCCGCGAAATCCTGCTGACGAACGACGACGGGATAGACAGCCCCGGCATCCGCGCCCTCTACGACGCCCTCTCGGAGGTCGGCAACGTCACGACCGTCGCGCCCGCAGACGACCAGAGCGCGGTCGGCCGGGCGATGACCTACGAGGTGCCGGTCCGCGAACACGAACTCGGCTACGCCATCGAGGGGACGCCCTCCGACTGCGTGGTCGCGGGACTCGCGGAACTCGGTCCCTACCCGGACATCGTGGTCTCGGGGTGCAACGAGGGCGCAAACATCGGCGCGTACGTCCTCGGGCGCTCGGGCACCGTCAGCGCCGCGGTCGAAGCGGCGTTCTTCGGCGTCCCGGCCATCGCGGCGTCGCTCCACATCCCCCAGAACGAGTGGCCCCGAGAGACGAAGGTCGAGGAGTACGCGGAGGTCGCCGAGGCGGTGCGCTACCTCGTCGAGAACGCGCCCGAGGCGGGCGTCTTCGAGGAGGCAGAGTATCTGAACGTCAACGCGCCGCTTCCCACCGAGGCGAGCGCGGGCGAAGATGGCGCGCGCTCCGCGGCCGACGCCGCGGAGCGCGCGCCGATGGTCGTCACGCGGCCCTCGCACGTCTACGACATGGACGCGACGCGGGACGACGGCGTGGTGACGCTCCACGACCGGACGTGGGAGCAGTTGGACGGCGACTCGCTTTCGGACCCCGAGGGCACCGACCGCCGGGCGGTCTTCGAGGGGAAGGTCAGCGTCTCGCCGCTGACCGCGCCCCACACCACCGAGCATCACGAAGAACTGGACGACCTCGCCGAGCGATTCTGA
- a CDS encoding LLM class flavin-dependent oxidoreductase, with translation MSSDYIHLNLFTMNAVEHVTTGNWRTPGDQSSRYTDADYWQEVARTAERGGFDGVFFADVRGIYDVYGGDRETAIENAIQTPSNDPAYLVPAMASVTDNLGFAVTKSTSYNHPYQLARELSTLDHLTDGRVAFNIVTSYLESAARNLGLGERMDHDDRYDRADEFMEVCYALWEESWDDDAVVSDRERGVYTDPEKVRAIDFEGEFFDVPGPHGAEPSPQRTPVLYQAGSSDRGREFAADNAEAVFVSQLTEEGVRDYVEDMRDRAAERGRDPDDLLFFPGIAPVVGETEEIAQQKYETYAGNVDTEATLALLSGFIDLDFSELDPEQKVEHIETDAIQGAINAFTKNDPDRDWTVEEVAEFAGLGSTSPVVVGNPEQVADVLQHWYEDVGVDGFNVKEIVRPGTLRDFVDMVVPELRERGLVREGYEGETLRENLFEKEGRTGLAEDHPARN, from the coding sequence ATGAGCAGCGACTACATCCACCTGAATCTCTTCACGATGAACGCGGTCGAACACGTCACGACCGGCAACTGGCGGACGCCGGGCGACCAGTCGAGCCGCTACACCGACGCCGACTACTGGCAGGAGGTTGCCCGAACCGCCGAGCGCGGCGGGTTCGACGGCGTGTTCTTCGCCGACGTGCGGGGCATCTACGACGTGTACGGCGGCGACAGGGAGACCGCCATCGAGAACGCGATACAGACGCCGTCGAACGACCCCGCGTACCTCGTCCCCGCGATGGCGTCGGTCACCGATAACCTCGGCTTCGCGGTCACCAAGTCCACCTCGTACAACCACCCCTACCAGTTGGCCCGCGAACTCTCGACGCTCGACCACCTCACGGACGGCCGCGTCGCGTTCAACATCGTCACTTCCTATCTCGAAAGCGCGGCCCGAAACCTCGGACTCGGCGAGCGGATGGACCACGACGACCGGTACGACCGCGCCGACGAGTTCATGGAGGTCTGTTACGCGCTCTGGGAGGAGAGTTGGGACGACGACGCGGTGGTCAGCGACCGCGAGCGCGGCGTCTACACCGACCCCGAGAAGGTGCGGGCCATCGACTTCGAGGGCGAGTTCTTCGACGTGCCCGGTCCCCACGGCGCGGAACCCTCGCCCCAGCGAACGCCCGTGTTGTATCAGGCGGGGTCGTCGGACCGCGGCCGGGAGTTCGCCGCTGACAACGCCGAGGCGGTCTTCGTCAGCCAACTCACCGAGGAGGGCGTCCGGGACTACGTCGAGGACATGCGCGACCGGGCCGCGGAGCGCGGGCGGGACCCCGACGACCTGCTGTTTTTCCCCGGTATCGCGCCCGTCGTGGGCGAGACCGAAGAGATAGCCCAGCAAAAGTACGAGACGTACGCCGGGAACGTCGATACCGAGGCGACCCTCGCCCTGCTCTCGGGGTTCATCGACCTCGACTTCTCGGAACTCGACCCCGAACAGAAGGTCGAACACATCGAGACCGACGCGATTCAGGGAGCCATCAACGCGTTCACGAAGAACGACCCCGACCGCGACTGGACCGTCGAAGAGGTCGCGGAGTTCGCGGGACTCGGATCGACCTCCCCCGTCGTCGTCGGGAACCCCGAGCAGGTCGCCGACGTTCTCCAGCACTGGTACGAGGACGTAGGCGTGGACGGCTTCAACGTCAAGGAAATCGTCCGGCCCGGCACGCTCCGGGACTTCGTGGACATGGTGGTCCCGGAACTGCGCGAGCGCGGACTGGTCCGCGAGGGCTACGAGGGCGAGACCCTGCGCGAGAACCTGTTCGAAAAAGAGGGTCGGACGGGGCTTGCCGAGGACCACCCGGCGCGGAACTGA
- a CDS encoding AN1-type zinc finger domain-containing protein gives MDTCEECGENLAGPRGCSYCQGTFCPDHQLPEKHDCPGVKNLDKTGDRFDSGFDESA, from the coding sequence ATGGACACCTGCGAGGAGTGCGGCGAGAATCTGGCCGGACCGCGGGGCTGTTCGTACTGTCAGGGAACCTTCTGTCCGGACCACCAACTCCCGGAGAAACACGACTGTCCCGGCGTGAAGAACCTGGACAAGACCGGCGACCGCTTCGACAGCGGATTCGACGAGTCGGCGTAG
- a CDS encoding carboxylate--amine ligase, with the protein MATFRSFEGLRDALADAEFDRPPAIVCNAHVTGLSVARALKARDVPVIAIDRNEKGVAPYSETVDFAGRVTYPLDDEEGFREDVEALAAELDHEPVAFGCMDEWVHAFSRTEPEGVALPFAERATIDRVLDKESLYTVAEELDVPYPETYRIAETDPDETGGEEGPAGENRESVPAAEAAERLGFPLVIKPALKRKFSEAVGTNVIEVADEAELDDVVANAADEDIRVMAQEKVPAVQGEDCSLASYVPESGDAVSFVGNARVRYPLGYGTSCVVRRATGESAREVEENALAVLDETDYYGISEAEFLYDGDREEYVLIDVNTRPWKWISLPVQAGANLPLAAYSDAVGESYEADEIRDASWVYLADYMQLLGSDDAFADVLSGDDWLSLLSGDFEASADLTTGVYRPSDPGPAYQLLSTEFGTQEYYCSC; encoded by the coding sequence ATGGCAACCTTCCGCTCCTTCGAGGGACTCCGCGACGCGCTCGCGGACGCCGAGTTCGACCGCCCGCCAGCAATCGTCTGCAACGCCCACGTCACCGGCCTGAGCGTGGCGCGCGCGCTGAAGGCCCGCGACGTGCCCGTCATCGCCATCGACCGCAACGAGAAGGGCGTCGCGCCCTACTCCGAGACCGTGGACTTCGCCGGGCGGGTCACATACCCGCTGGACGACGAAGAGGGATTCCGCGAGGACGTGGAAGCGCTGGCCGCGGAGTTGGACCACGAACCCGTGGCGTTCGGGTGCATGGACGAGTGGGTTCACGCCTTCTCCCGGACGGAACCGGAAGGCGTCGCGCTCCCGTTCGCCGAGCGCGCGACCATCGACCGCGTGCTGGACAAGGAATCGCTCTACACCGTCGCCGAGGAGTTGGATGTTCCCTACCCCGAGACCTACCGCATCGCCGAGACCGACCCCGACGAGACCGGCGGCGAAGAGGGACCTGCCGGAGAGAACAGAGAGAGCGTCCCCGCCGCAGAGGCGGCCGAGCGACTGGGCTTCCCGCTAGTAATCAAGCCCGCGCTCAAGCGCAAGTTCTCCGAGGCCGTCGGTACGAACGTCATCGAGGTGGCCGACGAAGCAGAACTGGACGACGTGGTGGCCAACGCCGCCGACGAAGACATCCGCGTGATGGCCCAAGAGAAGGTCCCGGCCGTGCAGGGCGAGGACTGCTCGCTGGCCTCCTACGTCCCCGAATCAGGGGACGCCGTCTCGTTCGTCGGGAACGCTCGGGTCCGCTACCCCTTGGGCTACGGCACCTCCTGCGTCGTCCGGCGCGCGACGGGCGAGTCCGCCCGCGAGGTCGAGGAGAACGCGCTCGCAGTGCTGGACGAGACCGACTACTACGGCATCAGCGAGGCCGAGTTCCTTTACGACGGCGACCGCGAGGAGTACGTCCTCATCGACGTGAACACCCGGCCGTGGAAGTGGATTTCTCTGCCAGTGCAGGCGGGCGCGAACCTCCCGCTGGCCGCGTACAGCGACGCCGTGGGAGAGAGCTACGAGGCCGACGAAATCCGGGACGCGAGTTGGGTCTACCTCGCAGACTACATGCAACTGCTCGGGAGCGACGACGCCTTCGCGGACGTACTGAGCGGAGACGACTGGCTCTCGCTCCTCTCGGGCGACTTCGAGGCGAGCGCGGACCTGACGACCGGCGTGTACCGACCGAGCGACCCCGGACCGGCGTATCAGCTTCTCAGCACCGAGTTCGGGACGCAGGAATACTACTGCTCCTGCTAG